One genomic segment of Hordeum vulgare subsp. vulgare chromosome 2H, MorexV3_pseudomolecules_assembly, whole genome shotgun sequence includes these proteins:
- the LOC123428410 gene encoding WAT1-related protein At5g64700-like, which translates to MYTPRAIFPSRTVAMAASKLTPTLPISSLALATSRSPGQLLSPTIHPPAAAAAAAVDMGLSWSSKGVGRGTTVACATAVHGQDTTIQVQGSKWKPTVCVVLVEIFNTGTILLGKVALDGGMFVFSLLCYRSILGAIFILPFALLLERGKWKELDKKAVGWLFINAFIGYSLPMAMYYYGLHDTTASYGVIFSSLTPLFTFVLSILLGMEALRLKSKEGSAKVVGALVCFGGALLISLYNGKELHIESPFIKGITKSSNGVAGGHHHLRGTLLLLGDCICYAFWYPIQVKVIKVYPWKYWSSMLTCVLGGLQTCAIGIFLRRDKLAWQVGWNIQLLTIVYSAALGTAAKYWLNLYVVERRGPVFPPMFSTLSIVFTMVLGALLLGESLTVGSLLGSALVFCGLYLYLYGKAKELHVKTMSCSRNEKLQVQPTHDSKCEDPIFGP; encoded by the exons ATGTATACCCCGCGAGCCATCTTcccttctcgcaccgttgccatgGCAGCGTCCAAGCTTACCCCCACCTTGCCCATCTCTTCTCTCGCACTCGCCACCTCTCGCTCGCCGGGCCAGCTGCTCTCCCCAACCATTCacccgccggcggcggcggcggcagctgcAGTTGATATGGGCTTGAGCTGGAGTTCGAAGGGAGTTGGCCGTGGCACGACCGTAGCGTGCGCTACTGCCGTCCACGGCCAGGACACCACCATCCAAGTCCAAG GAAGCAAGTGGAAACCAACTGTGTGTGTGGTCCTTGTGGAGATCTTCAACACAGGAACTATACTGCTAGGCAAGGTAGCACTTGATGGTGGCATGTTTGTATTCTCATTGCTCTGTTATAGAAGCATTCTGGGTGCCATTTTTATCTTGCCATTTGCCCTACTCCTCGAACG TGGGAAGTGGAAAGAATTGGACAAGAAGGCTGTTGGCTGGCTCTTCATCAACGCTTTTATTGG GTACTCGTTGCCTATGGCCATGTATTACTACGGGCTACATGACACAACTGCCTCCTATGGTGTGATCTTCTCAAGTTTGACTCCGCTCTTCACTTTTGTCTTGTCAATATTGCTCGG CATGGAGGCCTTGCGCCTcaaatccaaggaaggcagcgcgAAGGTGGTTGGTGCATTGGTATGCTTTGGAGGGGCTTTATTAATAAGCCTCTACAATGGAAAAGAACTGCATATCGAGTCTCCATTTATAAAAGGTATCACTAAGAGCTCTAATGGAGTAGCCGGAGGACACCACCATTTGAGAGGCACCTTGCTTTTGTTGGGTGATTGCATATGCTATGCATTTTGGTACCCCATACAG GTGAAAGTTATAAAAGTGTATCCATGGAAATATTGGTCATCAATGTTGACATGTGTTCTTGGTGGTTTGCAAACATGTGCCATAGGAATATTTTTGAGAAGGGACAAACTTGCTTGGCAAGTAGGATGGAACATTCAACTATTAACGATTGTCTACTCA GCTGCACTTGGTACAGCAGCCAAGTATTGGTTAAATCTCTATGTTGTGGAAAGGCGAGGTCCTGTTTTTCCACCAATGTTCAGCACATTATCGATTGTCTTCACCATGGTTCTTGGGGCATTATTGCTAGGAGAAAGCCTCACGGTTGGGAG CTTATTGGGCAGTGCTTTGGTTTTTTGTGGTTTGTATTTGTACCTCTATGGAAAGGCCAAAGAACTACATGTGAAGACGATGTCATGTTCAAGAAATGAAAAGCTTCAGGTGCAACCCACCCATGACTCAAAGTGCGAGGATCCAATATTTGGTCCTTAA